In Arthrobacter ramosus, one DNA window encodes the following:
- a CDS encoding MmgE/PrpD family protein — protein MTMPHSLTRTGLSGQVAEAVLDVADSPLDTSLATAVSDRLLHGIGVALTGTEFEAFAAGLRAVSSESGASTVLGRRNRLSPAAAAFVNAIAAHSCLQEDCGPGGYVEGSHPGTYIIPAALAAVDAAGVSGERFARGVIAGYEAVSILGEIVPGGLSARKYRPSGIMGPFGAATAAAYIFGADANQLATALSIASNSAAGSNQGFVSGTIEPLAHAGLGARNGLLAAKLAMAGAAASPNALEGPYGFFAVYAGEQPTVAGLGLRSEEPAITRLGSKKFAVCLQNQETLELAGELAPALSGATIRELVLSRPNTPANGTGSAGVGAEGPFETMLQRQMSARFTLAAALLGRPVTDPRYFNEAGADAQAADLAALVSLRQYEADAVDIVARLDDGRELRIAGRRPEILQPSSVRIDELFLERAGRVLNAELAERILCDIRSISSVPDAAAITNALRG, from the coding sequence ATGACCATGCCCCACTCTCTCACCCGTACCGGTCTGTCGGGCCAAGTCGCAGAGGCGGTCCTCGACGTCGCGGACAGCCCCCTCGACACCTCCCTGGCCACCGCCGTCAGTGACCGGCTTTTGCACGGTATCGGGGTGGCGCTGACCGGGACCGAGTTCGAGGCCTTTGCTGCGGGTTTACGAGCCGTCTCCTCCGAATCGGGCGCCTCCACGGTATTGGGTCGGCGCAACCGGCTCTCCCCCGCGGCAGCGGCCTTCGTCAACGCCATTGCCGCACACTCGTGCTTGCAGGAAGATTGCGGTCCCGGCGGTTACGTAGAGGGAAGCCACCCAGGCACCTACATCATTCCGGCTGCCTTGGCGGCCGTTGATGCGGCTGGCGTAAGCGGTGAGCGCTTCGCTCGCGGCGTGATCGCAGGCTACGAGGCCGTCAGTATCCTCGGGGAGATCGTTCCGGGCGGCTTGAGCGCCCGTAAGTACCGTCCCAGCGGGATCATGGGTCCATTCGGTGCAGCGACGGCCGCGGCGTACATTTTCGGCGCAGACGCCAATCAGCTTGCCACGGCTTTGAGCATCGCCAGCAACTCCGCGGCCGGCAGCAATCAGGGCTTTGTTAGCGGCACCATTGAGCCCCTTGCCCATGCCGGTCTTGGTGCGAGAAACGGCTTGCTTGCCGCTAAGCTCGCGATGGCCGGCGCCGCGGCAAGTCCGAACGCGCTGGAGGGTCCATACGGCTTCTTTGCAGTGTATGCGGGTGAGCAGCCAACCGTCGCGGGTCTGGGCCTCCGCTCCGAGGAGCCGGCCATCACGCGTCTGGGCAGCAAGAAGTTTGCCGTCTGCTTGCAGAATCAGGAAACCCTTGAACTGGCCGGCGAATTGGCCCCGGCGCTAAGCGGTGCGACGATCCGCGAGTTGGTGCTTTCCCGCCCTAACACCCCGGCCAACGGCACCGGTAGCGCTGGGGTAGGCGCAGAAGGACCCTTCGAAACCATGCTGCAACGTCAGATGTCCGCACGTTTCACGCTCGCCGCGGCGCTGCTTGGCCGACCGGTTACCGATCCCCGCTACTTCAACGAGGCGGGCGCGGATGCCCAGGCGGCCGACCTCGCAGCCTTGGTGAGCCTGCGTCAATACGAAGCGGACGCTGTCGATATCGTTGCCCGGCTCGACGACGGGCGGGAGCTGCGAATCGCGGGCCGGCGCCCCGAAATCCTCCAGCCAAGCTCCGTGCGCATTGAT